Within Chitinivibrionales bacterium, the genomic segment TTCGCCATGCGCTCGTTGTCCGGGTCTGCGGACAGGAGCCTGCGGTAGATCTGCAGCGCGAGCTGCGGCTGGCCCTGCTGGAAATAAATGTCGGCAAGCGTGGGCGTGAGCACATGGTCGGGGATGTCATATTCCTGGGACTTCGTCGCGCCGGGTTCCTTTTGCGTTTCCGCCTGAAGTTCCTCTTTGAAAATGTCACCGCCCGCGGCGGGCGTCTTTGCGGCGCGCACGGTCTCGTCTTTTTCGCTTTCGTCAATATTTGCAGGCGCCGCGGCCGGTTTCGGAAGGAACGGGTCCCTGCCCGAGGCAAGGATGGTCTCCTCCTCCGCAAGCATGGTCTCCTCCTCGGGCGGTATTATCTCCTCCTCCGCCGCCATGGTCTCCCCGCCGGCGTCCTCGTCCATGAGCACGGTTTTTTCCTCGGGCTCGCGTCCCATGTCGAGCGTGTCCACCTCCAGCACCGCTTCCTCTTCATCACCGGGAGCGGGCGGCATGGTCTTGTCCGTTTCAGCGTCCTTCGCCTTGGCGTTTTCCTCCGGACCGGGGCGAAACGCCTGGGTCACCGCATCGTCTTCCTTGTCAAGACCGGCCCCGGGCCCTGCGGTCGTCTCGTCGCGGCCCTTGGTGACGCTGTCGAGGAATATCTTGTCCAGCCGCTCAGCCACGTCGTCGCCCGACATGCCGGGAGACGCGTCTTCCTCTTCCATATCGTCAATGGCCGGCGCGGGCTCCTTGCCCATATCGCCGGTTTTTCCCCGAGACAGCTTTGCCCTCGGCGCGATTATTGTTTCGGCTCCGCCTTCCAAATCCTCGTCGCCGACGATGATGGGACGGTCTGCGCCGGCAAGCGGATGCTTTGTTTCCTCCTCCGAGCGCGGCGTTTCAAGTTTTTCGGCCGGGATCACGTCGGTGCCGGCCGAGTCGTGCCCCGCCTCCTCCTCACCATCGCCAAGAATGGTTTCAAGCCGCTGCGCAACATCGTCGCCCGAAATTTCATGGCCGGCCGGCTCTGCGGCCGCCTTGTCCGCGTCCGGGACCTTGATCTCTTCGGTGGCGCTGCTCGCGCTCGAGGAGGACGCAACGTCAAAAACAGGGGCTTCCTCGGTTTCAACCGCGGGCTTGCTTGACAGATCGGTGTCCTGTCCCAGCGGCTCGGGTGCGGGTGCGTCCTCAAACATCGCGTTGAGCCGCGAAGTGACGTCTTCGGCGGAGATTTCCGTGGCCTCCATGGGCCGCAACTCGTCGCGCTTGAGCTCCTGCGTCGGCGCGGTGAAAAGCGACGTCTTCGGCTGGGTATCCTTTGCCGCTCCATCTATCTCCTCGGTTTCAAAGGCCTGCGTGAACTCGGCCTCGGGCCCAAGATCTTCGGGAGCCTCGGGTTTCCCCTGGCCGAACAGTTGCTCGAGACGGGAACTTATGTCGTTTGCGGAAACCACCCAGTCGTCTTTGGCGTCGGCGCGGGTCTGCGCCGACGTCTCAATATGGGTCATGCCGTGGTCAGCGCCGATGTCGACATGCTCGAACGTTTCCGGCCCCGGCTCGCCCGCAAGTGTTTCGGCCAGCGCATCATGCTCGGGCGAGGCCGCGAGTGTCTCTGCGGACTCCGAAGGTTCCGGCACCTGTACGGGTATTTCGGCGGGAGCATCGGCCTCCGCGGCAACCGCCGGGGCCCCGGTTTCACCGAACAGGGAGTCCATGCGCGAGCTGATATCGTCGCCGGTGACATTCCCCTCGTGTTTGTCAACTGTTTCCAGGGTGATCTCCTTGACTTCCGCCGCCGGGGGTTCCGGCTCGGCGGAAACCGGCGGTGCCTCGGGCTCGCCGAACAGGGTGTCCAAACGCGAGCTGACGTCGTCGCCGGTGACCGCGCCCTCATGTTTGCCCGCAACCTCGGTCACGGGCTCCTCGGGTGCCTCCGCCGGTGCCGCAGGCGCCGGCGCCTCGGGTTCGCCGAACAGGGTGTCCATGCGCGAACTGATGTCATCGCCGGTGACGACCCCGCCCTGGGTCTCGGACGTCTCCATGCCGAGCTCAACGGCCTGTTCCGGCGCCGCGCCGAGCTGTGCGGCGTCGAACTGCTGCGTCTTGACGAGCATTTCTCCAAAGTCAACACTGTCCTGCTGCTGCGGCGCCTCGAGGGGAATGCGGTCCATCTGGATCGTCCGGTCCGCGTCGACGATGACGTCCGACGGCGCCGAAACGCTGAATTCTTCCTCGGCAGCGGGCTGCGGCGCCCAACTGCCCTGGCCGATGATGTTCTGGATGTTGGTTTCGCCCGGCCCGCGGAAGGTCGCCGAAAGCTTGATGAGCGGCTTGTTGTCCGGGTCCATGCGCAGCAGCCACGCATACAAATCGCCCGCCTTCTCCCGTTCGCCCTGGGCGGCAAAGAGGTCGGCGATCAGCTTCACCGCGACCTGGTTGCGCCTGTCAAGCTGTGCGGCCCTGGTGAGCTCCGCGATCGCCTCCTGGTGCTTCTCCTGCTCAAGGTAGCACCGCCCGAGGATGACCCGGGCGGTCACGCTGTCCGGGTGGCTCTTGAGGCCCTCCTCGCATACGCTGATGGCCTGCTCGAACTCGCCGTTCTTGCGGTACCGGTCGGCAAGCCGCGAAAACACAAGGGACGAGGGGGATTGGCTCAGCTTGCTCTCGAGCGTCTTGATTGAGGCGTCTGATTTCGGCATTGCTCTTCTCTCCTTAATGGAGGATTTTGCGCGGGGACCAGGAAACAATTAAGGATACCATGAAAATAAAAAATATTCAAATGTTGCGGCGCTCGGCATTGAAAAATCTACCCCGCTTTCCCGGCCATCTTTTTTATGAGCGACGACGTTGAATGATCCTCTAAAAACGAAACGATTCTGATTTTCCCGCCGTATTTTTCCACCACAGGCTTTTCGATGATGTTTTCTGAATAATCCCCGCCTTTCACATGAACGTCGGGCTTGAGGATTTCGATGAACGCGCGGGGATCGCTCTCCCTGAAAATGAATGCAAAATCCACCATGCAAAGCGACGCGACAATGGCAAGCCTGTCCTGCTCGCTTTGCAACGGCCTTCCCTTTCCCTTGAGCTCCCGCACCATGGCGTCGCAGTTGACGCCCACGGCAAGGATATCGCCGAGGGAGGCAGCTTCGGCAAGGTACTTGATATGCCCGGCGTGGATGATGTCGAAGCAGCCGTTGGTGGTGACGAGGGTTTTGCCTTGGGAACGGAGCGGCGCGAGAACATTATGCAGTTCCGTAGCCGATTGAAAGGCGTTAGTTGATGATTTTTGCTTCATGCCTTGAAAATAGTATTCGTCAAAGGCGGGGTCGAGGGCGACAGGAGATTTATCGGAACTATCCCTTAAAACCTTACGTTAAACCCCACGATCGGCGTAATCCCGAACGGCGTTATGGGCTGGAAACCCGTGCCGTTGAATTCGTATTCGAGCACCGGTTTGTAATTGAGCAGGTTGATGATCTCGACAAACGATCCGACCTGGGCGCCGAATATCCTTCTTGTAAACCCGTACCGCGCGTTGGTGGTGAGGAGCCGGTCGAGCCGCCGGGCGTAATAGGCCTGGGCCGTGTCGAAAAAACCAAGGGCGGCTTTACGATGAACAAATGACCCTTATCACCGGGTTACTAAAACTCTTCTTATCTCCAGGTAAGATCCGGCCTTGATCTTGACGAAATATATTCCATTATATAAACGAGCGCCGTCAAATCTGACTTCATAGTCGCCGTACCCGATTTTCTCCGGTACCAACCGCATCTTTTCGACACCCCTCGCGTCGTACACTCTTATGTCAATTTTCCCGGCCTCGAAAGCGGTGGTAAACCGCAGGGAATTCCCGGAAAGAAATTTCATGGATGATTGAGCCGGTTTGCCGCCTTGGGTGGTGGCGATATATTCATACATTCCGGTTTCAGTTCCCACAATGGGCGTCATTGCGCCCGGACTTCCCGCGGCAAGTGCCGAAACTATGTTCGGCAAACCCGGCCCGCCGAGCATCTGCCAGGTGGCGCCCGAATCCATGGAATAATACGCACCGCCGTTGGTTCCGGCAAACAAGTGGTTGACATCATCGGAAGCAAGGGCGTTGATGTGCCGGTCCGGCAATTGCAAATAGGAAAGGCCCGTGCCGACGCTGTCCCATGAGCCGGATCGGTAAATGAAAATCCCGTTTGTGGTTCCTGCAAAGAGGCGGCCCTGGGGATCGACCGTCAATGCCGTCAGGGTGTCGGGCGGGTTGGTTGCCGGCCTTCCCAAATTGGTCCAGTTTTGGCCATCGTTTACAGAACGGGAAACGGTGTATTGACTTGAAGGCGACGGCTGTGAGATTACATATAATGTCCTCTTTGCATCAACCGCGACGGCCCTCACATACGGGTCGGTCAAGTATGTTCCTATAATGGCAACGCTGTCGGGGAACGCCATATAGGTGAATCCCACGCACGTGGAGCATGCTGTGGTGAAAGACCAAGTCGAAGAGGGACTGCCCCCGTTGAACGCATTAACATGCCAGAAATATGTGGTGAGCGGTAAAAAAGGCGAGGAATTCACCACGTAATAGGTTGTATTCATGCTGCTGGAAAATACCCAATTATTGAATCCGCTATCGCTGGAGACAATGAGAGTATACGGTGCCGTTCCAACCGAGGCCGGCCAGATGAACATGAGCGGATTTAATGATACGTCCTTTGCACCATTTGCCGGGCTTCTCAAGGTCGACCGAATCGGCCGTAATTCCAGCAGCCCGCGGCCCATGCTTCCTATATAAATGCTCGTATCCTGAAACACCGAATCCACATAAATGGCAATTGAAGTTACTGGAAATTTCTCCAGGAGCCTCCATTCCAATGTACCGTAGATGTTGTTGAATGTGGCGCGATACACGCCGCTGTCGTTTGCAGCAACCATAAGCGAGGGCGAGCGGATTGCCACGGCGGAGATGTTTGCTCCGCCATAGGGTGTATCCAACTGCGTCCAGCCAGAAACACAGGCCTTGCCAAGGCATTCATCTTCCGACTGGTTCCAGGCCATGACGGGGTGAATAATGAACACTAGTGCATAAAAACAAAGGAAAAAGGAACCAGTGAATTTCTTCATAATGGCCTCCCGAAGATTTGGTTTGACCAGTTTTCGATGCTATTTCGATTGGTACCTTGCGCGATAGCAACGCATTTGTTCCATGGTAAAAGCCGCTACCCGGATTTGAACCGGGGATGCCTGTTTTTGCAAACAGATGCCTTACCAGACTTGGCAATAGCGGCAGATTATTCCTGTTTGTTAATCCTTGATCTCTGGCCCGTGTTCTTTAAAATAAAGTCGCTAATTCAACTATGTCAATCCCAAAACACACTTGATTATTTTTCGGCTTTTATTGCGGCAGGGCTGACAACGCTCAATGGTAATATAAGCAATAACGGGCGGGACAAGGTCGTAAAGAAATAAAAAGTGGTTTCTGGCAGAAAACCCTTCCCGGGCAGAGAAAGACCCAGGACCTCAAATGAACTACAGCTGCTACAAACCCGCCACGGACGGCCGGTCCACCACTCTCGGATTTTCCAGCAGGAACCTCATCACCGTATCAACTAGTTCCCCAACCGTCTGCGCGTTCTGCGCCGCCGTCCTCAGCCGGTGCCCGAAAAAGAAATTGCACGCGTAATATTTCATGAATTCCTTGAGTCTTCCGATTGCCTTTTCAGGCGGGAAGTCTTCGTTGACATAATCACAAAACTGTCTGAACACGCCGGCGTAATCAACTGGCGTTGCACTCGTTCCGGTACCTTGTATTGGGAATTCCCGGAAAATCCACGGCCGCACGATTGCCTGTCTCCCGATCATAAGGCCCTTTACCGCCGCGAACGCGTCCGCATTCCGTTCGATATCCTCGACGAAGCCGATGTCGCCGTTGGCGATCACCGGCAGTTTTGTCTGTTCGCAGATCCATTCGAAGAATTCCCATCGCGCGCGGCGTTTGAGCTTCTCCTTGAAAAAACGCGGGTGCACGAACAGCGCGTCCGCGCCGCAGTCCTCGATGATCCTGAGACGCTTCCGAAACTCGGGCTTCCAGTCGGTCTCGCTTTTCCACAGCCTGCACTTGACCGTGAGAGGGCCGCCCCAGCAGCTCCGCAGCGTTTTTAGCACTCTTTCAAAACGCGCGGCGTCCGCGTACAGCGACACGCCCGTTCCCTGGCGCTCCATTTCCGGGGCCGGGCAGCCCGCGTTGAGGTCGAGCGCCGCGGGTGAGACCGCCGCCATACGCTCGACGATGGAGGCGATGTCTTCCCTCCCGTTCAGCGCGAGCTGGTACCAGACCGTTTCCTCCTCCGGCCTGCGTTTTGTAAACGGACTCTCCCCCGCTTTTTCATGCAGCACCGCCCTGCCGGACAGCATTTCCGTAAACAATGCCCCGTAACCGCCAAAACCGGCAACGAGCCTGCGGAACGCGCAGTGCGAGACGCCGGCCATGGGCGCGCAGAACAACGGCGGCGACACAACAAGCTGTTTAATTAAAAGGGGCGAAAGGATCATTCTGAAGGGCGCCGTCAATGCGGGACAATCGCTTTAAGGAGTATGCCGCAGGAGAGATAGAGCACAAACGCCACGATGCCGGCCATGAGATAAATATCCGCCTCGCCGGCCGGACGCGGACCTGCCGCAGCGGTCCGCCTGCTTACGGAGGCAAGAATGGTTTCCGCAACGGCGATTCCCGCGATAAAAAGAAACTGCGAGAACACCGACCACGCGAATGACGGAAAAAAAGGAAGCCCCCACAGGAAAAGCGCAATGACGGGGTCGGCCACGCCCAGCAGCAGGGTGATTCCCACGCCGTACGGCATCAGCCGTGCCAGCCGCTCGTTCGCGGACTCGTTTGACCGGGCCGCGGCCTTGAATGCGGCAATGTTGTTTTCCTGAAAAACCGCGCCGCCCGTCCGCGCGATCTTCTCCCGGAGCGCGCAAATCAGGCCGTAACAGTTTCTTGCCCTGAGCGAAATGATGAGGCGCCCCCCGGGATACCGGATGATGCCGTAACGCAGAAGCAAAGGGACCTGGACATACCGGAACTCGGCGATCTGGCCATACGCCACGCTCACGATGCGGAACGGGCTCCGCTTGGTGAGGCGGTCGTCCGAAACGATGTACACGGTGTCACGCATCTCCCTTGTCAAGGTAAGCCGCACGAGGCCCAGAAACAGGCCGGTGAGAAACACGTCGATGGTGAGCCTGGCATACGAGGAAAACATTCTTACCGACGCCGCGCTCACTCCCGCGGCCGCGCAGAACAGGCAGGTGAGGAACAGGCCCAGCAACAAAAACAGCGCCAGCCGCTCGAAACCGGCAAGTTCGGTGG encodes:
- a CDS encoding tetratricopeptide repeat protein: MPKSDASIKTLESKLSQSPSSLVFSRLADRYRKNGEFEQAISVCEEGLKSHPDSVTARVILGRCYLEQEKHQEAIAELTRAAQLDRRNQVAVKLIADLFAAQGEREKAGDLYAWLLRMDPDNKPLIKLSATFRGPGETNIQNIIGQGSWAPQPAAEEEFSVSAPSDVIVDADRTIQMDRIPLEAPQQQDSVDFGEMLVKTQQFDAAQLGAAPEQAVELGMETSETQGGVVTGDDISSRMDTLFGEPEAPAPAAPAEAPEEPVTEVAGKHEGAVTGDDVSSRLDTLFGEPEAPPVSAEPEPPAAEVKEITLETVDKHEGNVTGDDISSRMDSLFGETGAPAVAAEADAPAEIPVQVPEPSESAETLAASPEHDALAETLAGEPGPETFEHVDIGADHGMTHIETSAQTRADAKDDWVVSANDISSRLEQLFGQGKPEAPEDLGPEAEFTQAFETEEIDGAAKDTQPKTSLFTAPTQELKRDELRPMEATEISAEDVTSRLNAMFEDAPAPEPLGQDTDLSSKPAVETEEAPVFDVASSSSASSATEEIKVPDADKAAAEPAGHEISGDDVAQRLETILGDGEEEAGHDSAGTDVIPAEKLETPRSEEETKHPLAGADRPIIVGDEDLEGGAETIIAPRAKLSRGKTGDMGKEPAPAIDDMEEEDASPGMSGDDVAERLDKIFLDSVTKGRDETTAGPGAGLDKEDDAVTQAFRPGPEENAKAKDAETDKTMPPAPGDEEEAVLEVDTLDMGREPEEKTVLMDEDAGGETMAAEEEIIPPEEETMLAEEETILASGRDPFLPKPAAAPANIDESEKDETVRAAKTPAAGGDIFKEELQAETQKEPGATKSQEYDIPDHVLTPTLADIYFQQGQPQLALQIYRRLLSADPDNERMAKRIAEIERSIETQEAEETVAVERAKKKTASPKEPAAPSQEKKPKKSSGQKPLAGVRIKRKYKAKRKKIK
- a CDS encoding adenylyltransferase/cytidyltransferase family protein, yielding MKQKSSTNAFQSATELHNVLAPLRSQGKTLVTTNGCFDIIHAGHIKYLAEAASLGDILAVGVNCDAMVRELKGKGRPLQSEQDRLAIVASLCMVDFAFIFRESDPRAFIEILKPDVHVKGGDYSENIIEKPVVEKYGGKIRIVSFLEDHSTSSLIKKMAGKAG
- a CDS encoding tRNA-dihydrouridine synthase family protein; translation: MILSPLLIKQLVVSPPLFCAPMAGVSHCAFRRLVAGFGGYGALFTEMLSGRAVLHEKAGESPFTKRRPEEETVWYQLALNGREDIASIVERMAAVSPAALDLNAGCPAPEMERQGTGVSLYADAARFERVLKTLRSCWGGPLTVKCRLWKSETDWKPEFRKRLRIIEDCGADALFVHPRFFKEKLKRRARWEFFEWICEQTKLPVIANGDIGFVEDIERNADAFAAVKGLMIGRQAIVRPWIFREFPIQGTGTSATPVDYAGVFRQFCDYVNEDFPPEKAIGRLKEFMKYYACNFFFGHRLRTAAQNAQTVGELVDTVMRFLLENPRVVDRPSVAGL